In Monodelphis domestica isolate mMonDom1 chromosome 3, mMonDom1.pri, whole genome shotgun sequence, the following proteins share a genomic window:
- the LOC130458402 gene encoding COMM domain-containing protein 6-like, with protein sequence MEELCQPPLEAKSELLDLQWKMGMAVSSDNCRSLKSPYVALMQKVADQSGQITNKSFEITIPQFQHFFKQFKEMTAVIETV encoded by the coding sequence ATGGAGGAGTTGTGTCAGCCACCCCTGGAGGCTAAATCCGAGCTTCTAGATCTTCAGTGGAAAATGGGTATGGCAGTGAGCTCAGACAATTGCAGATCTCTTAAGTCTCCTTATGTTGCATTGATGCAAAAAGTGGCAGATCAGTCAGGCCAGATAACAAACAAGTCCTTTGAAATAACAATTCCACAATTTCAGCATTTCTTCAAACAGTTTAAAGAAATGACTGCTGTTATTGAAACTGTGTAA